A single genomic interval of Coccidioides posadasii str. Silveira chromosome 1, complete sequence harbors:
- a CDS encoding uncharacterized protein (EggNog:ENOG410PM7S~COG:K~BUSCO:13674at33183), producing MSTPDLHHCFLRPPIIQILRAAGFHSARPAVIDTLTDIAGRYLLLLASSTVDHTLNSHSEDPVPTLDDVLMAFNDVGALRPQKTRLEEVHEGKEDMRGLESFLTWFSGPANTEIRRIAGFIPSEGDVVDVESMGKEDYLTALKKKHSKTGEESRFQGTVLGKDADDRPIVIEGGVESIKAWGKQIRSREQTVEPASTEVSSISKSMSPPERMEI from the exons ATGTCAACACCCGACCTCCACCACTGCTTCTTACGCCCACCCATCATCCAGATTCTCCGTGCCGCTGGCTTTCATTCTGCCCGGCCCGCTGTCATCGACACCTTGACCGACATAGCTGGACGATATTTGCTCCTCCTCGCCTCATCGACCGTTGATCATACGCTCAACAGTCACTCCGAAGATCCTGTCCCCACACTTGACGATGTGCTCATGGCATTTAATGATGTTGGCGCCTTGAGGCCACAGAAAACCCGACTCGAAGAAGTGCATGAAGGAAAGGAAGATATGAGGGGTTTGGAGTCGTTTTTGACTTGGTTCAGCGGGCCCGCAAATACAGAAATTAGACGGATAGCTGGGTTTATCCCCAGCGAGGGAGATGTGGTGGATGTGGAAAGCATGGGAAAGGAAGACTATCTTACAG CGCTTAAGAAAAAGCATAGCAAGACCGGAGAAGAATCTCGATTTCAGGGAACCGTTCTTGGGAAAGATGCAGATGACCGGCCGATCGTTATTGAAGGTGGAGTCGAATCTATAAAGGCGTGGGGCAAACAGATCAGGTCGAGAGAACAAACCGTGGAGCCAGCATCTACGGAGGTGAGCAGCATTTCAAAAAGCATGTCGCCGCCGGAGCGAATGGAGATATGA